A single region of the Streptomyces sp. NBC_00236 genome encodes:
- a CDS encoding permease prefix domain 1-containing protein, which produces MSSAGRTTDPVEEYVTSLESALHGPARARARLVEEVRDGLTDSVAEYAQRGLPYGRAAAEAVREFGSALGLVESCQRELTIAQARHTARRIAMTAPFLVACWYLVHHADQDQQVPRTAQLMAAHLAGVALVATLLVAVALAATGTLARRLPTPDRLPRMVGWAGTTASVSMAVAALALATASALATNWSLTALAGALAAASHGWMAGSVRACRACARLPVMERAVEHERSG; this is translated from the coding sequence ATGAGCTCCGCGGGACGGACGACCGACCCGGTCGAGGAGTACGTCACCTCGCTGGAATCGGCCCTGCACGGCCCCGCCCGGGCCAGGGCGAGGCTCGTCGAGGAGGTACGCGACGGCCTCACGGACTCCGTGGCGGAGTACGCCCAGCGGGGACTGCCCTACGGTCGCGCCGCCGCCGAGGCAGTGCGCGAATTCGGGAGCGCGCTCGGCCTCGTAGAAAGCTGCCAGCGGGAACTGACCATCGCCCAGGCCCGGCACACGGCCCGGCGCATCGCCATGACGGCACCCTTCCTCGTGGCCTGCTGGTACCTCGTCCACCACGCCGACCAGGACCAGCAGGTGCCGCGGACCGCTCAGCTGATGGCGGCGCACCTGGCGGGTGTCGCGCTCGTCGCGACCCTGCTCGTGGCAGTGGCACTCGCCGCCACCGGCACCCTGGCCCGCAGGCTGCCCACCCCGGACCGGCTGCCGCGCATGGTGGGATGGGCGGGCACGACCGCCAGCGTGTCCATGGCCGTCGCCGCGCTCGCCCTCGCCACCGCCTCCGCCCTGGCCACGAACTGGTCGCTGACAGCGCTCGCCGGCGCACTCGCCGCCGCCTCGCACGGCTGGATGGCCGGCTCGGTCCGCGCCTGCCGTGCCTGCGCGCGTCTGCCGGTCATGGAACGCGCGGTCGAGCACGAACGGTCCGGGTGA
- a CDS encoding TRAFAC clade GTPase domain-containing protein produces the protein MAEIVAFVLVPALYLVALGAFLPFVPVIAALRGLALVMQVLAGYGRTLFGVVYRRTPEFQTLPPYRPQDEQVKAYRNYFFGPAFRDLRQLLTLARRSYATTVGDSFRAVTSRQFVAPTRHRALTMPYGVALYLGLCVGTVPALALICLLLGLHALVLALLTAGARFVAGALRTVDRAVLWMKRLRTGMLCPHCFERVPYPAYDCPSATCRRRHTDIRPGTYGVFRRRCECGGHMPTLLMLMGRNGRLQAHCVYPRCGKPMNTDAGHMPEVVIPLIGGQAAGKTQLMAAMLLSLEHAAANGGPAITLADEESDANYQVLREVLQMRGHTRATQRTLPRAHSFVLGRGLSQRLVHLFDTAGERFVDRDDTDALRYARAARTFVFVLDPMAVKAFWTRVEPAPGPLMDRTLGSTVDPEEVFARSVQAVAAMGAPLGRSRLAVAVSKMDLLTEHGLLPARLEDSAATRTWLRDVLGLHSLVRAMDLHFGEVRFFHTAAVTKEEAGVDASVTEFVAWCLRG, from the coding sequence ATGGCTGAGATCGTCGCGTTCGTTCTCGTCCCCGCCCTCTACCTCGTCGCACTCGGCGCGTTCCTGCCCTTCGTACCGGTCATCGCCGCCCTGCGGGGTCTCGCCCTCGTGATGCAGGTACTCGCCGGCTACGGACGCACGCTGTTCGGCGTGGTGTACCGACGCACCCCCGAGTTCCAGACACTGCCGCCCTACCGGCCGCAGGACGAGCAGGTGAAGGCGTACCGCAACTACTTCTTCGGACCTGCCTTCCGTGACCTGCGCCAGCTCCTCACGCTGGCGCGGCGCTCGTACGCCACCACGGTCGGCGATTCCTTCCGTGCCGTGACCTCACGGCAGTTCGTCGCTCCGACGCGTCACCGCGCCCTGACCATGCCGTACGGTGTGGCGCTGTACCTGGGGCTGTGCGTGGGCACGGTGCCGGCCCTGGCACTGATCTGCCTGCTGCTGGGCCTGCACGCACTGGTCCTGGCCCTGTTGACGGCCGGCGCCCGGTTCGTCGCGGGAGCCCTGCGGACCGTCGACCGGGCGGTGCTGTGGATGAAGCGACTGCGCACCGGAATGCTCTGCCCCCACTGCTTCGAGCGCGTGCCCTACCCGGCGTACGACTGTCCCAGCGCCACGTGCCGTCGCCGGCACACGGACATCCGCCCGGGGACGTACGGCGTCTTCCGGCGCCGCTGCGAGTGCGGCGGGCACATGCCGACGCTGCTGATGCTGATGGGCCGGAACGGGCGGCTCCAGGCACACTGTGTCTACCCGCGTTGCGGGAAGCCGATGAACACCGACGCGGGCCATATGCCCGAGGTGGTGATCCCGCTGATAGGCGGGCAGGCGGCGGGCAAGACCCAGCTGATGGCAGCGATGCTCCTGTCCCTGGAACACGCGGCGGCGAACGGCGGTCCGGCGATCACCCTCGCCGACGAGGAGTCGGACGCCAACTACCAGGTGCTCCGCGAGGTTCTGCAGATGCGGGGGCACACCCGTGCCACGCAGAGGACCCTGCCCCGAGCCCACTCCTTCGTCCTCGGCAGGGGTCTTTCCCAGCGTCTGGTCCATCTCTTCGACACGGCGGGTGAGCGGTTCGTCGACCGCGACGACACGGACGCGCTGCGGTACGCGCGGGCGGCGCGCACCTTCGTCTTCGTCCTGGACCCGATGGCGGTGAAGGCGTTCTGGACCCGTGTGGAACCCGCTCCCGGCCCCCTGATGGACCGTACCCTCGGCTCCACGGTCGACCCCGAGGAGGTCTTCGCCCGCTCGGTTCAGGCGGTGGCCGCGATGGGCGCCCCGCTGGGACGTTCCCGCCTGGCGGTCGCCGTCAGCAAGATGGACCTGCTCACCGAACACGGCCTGCTGCCGGCCCGCCTCGAGGACAGCGCCGCCACCCGGACCTGGCTCCGCGACGTACTCGGCCTGCACAGCCTCGTACGGGCGATGGATCTCCACTTCGGGGAGGTGCGCTTCTTCCACACGGCCGCCGTGACCAAGGAGGAGGCCGGTGTGGACGCCAGCGTCACCGAGTTCGTCGCGTGGTGCCTGCGGGGCTGA
- a CDS encoding GTPase-associated protein 1-related protein, which translates to MTRFEQLYYTSCEHGLTGYSGFQFNAVSAGVTKETRQAVEALAGYEPPRSLVESDTPESLERCPVNLCYKPYDRAGRRATAVCVRYVGRDSARRFGNYFAHALHSEDFTVAGDGVLPIELWNSSAWAGEVSPSTEIPMLGTPPPGPIDARAVSAFLRAHPHADRLPGLLAAVFGALTEHGSVVVVDRSTDQIAHWFAAVSYLLPPPLARGLSFATYVFRPARSRLHLIGTVPEAQLAFGPDDEAAYTVFDFARGVFPEVPIGALVRLLTRIGVGSVRPVWSWTADYARGGEESADDWHAPVAAAAASGSITLAPADAHAVIDWLAGAEHLGPRRAAVAADIHREHRDLDDGRLAALSAAAQAGGDIAVHQEIEGKLHASRMRAYATGAKGAVAPVPIVDPVSRERATVLWERMLGAEARTPRERTRLLLWAFGAGLPVSPEVMAGETLTLARALLGSPADAPRLRSEVAELLRSLPVMRASLATAVEEVLERRAGQEQLFSQFPADLLMEDDLEGRPLLQEYRLRARAERTPSETVPIMFRILRIRGCASPDEELLRGLWRQPSRRWTHTEAIRIAEELPPSGPMGEVVGEWFDRALRQPVEDEDALESCLHLCRRFIHPGRFAWLPQGAGEYVRTTLELDDVLQDAREAAELAGAFAIHETGPWAAPRALKRFRLVPAMLRLPADIGRLRDRLPELNDRERERYLSILHRRVTRAERIDEVTLSHVAAVVTLRRGSGLSQSQEESVAAIRARPVGHWPVADLERLQRAVRP; encoded by the coding sequence ATGACGCGATTCGAGCAGCTCTACTACACGTCCTGCGAGCACGGGCTCACCGGGTACTCCGGATTCCAGTTCAACGCCGTCAGCGCGGGCGTCACCAAGGAGACCCGCCAGGCCGTGGAGGCGCTGGCCGGGTACGAGCCGCCCCGCTCCCTGGTGGAGTCGGACACGCCGGAGTCACTGGAGCGCTGCCCGGTCAACCTCTGCTACAAGCCCTACGACCGGGCGGGGCGCCGCGCCACGGCCGTGTGCGTGCGGTACGTGGGCCGTGACTCCGCCCGTCGCTTCGGCAACTACTTCGCCCACGCTCTGCACAGTGAGGACTTCACGGTCGCAGGGGACGGGGTGCTCCCGATCGAATTGTGGAACTCGTCCGCGTGGGCCGGCGAGGTATCGCCCAGCACCGAGATCCCGATGCTCGGGACGCCTCCGCCGGGGCCGATCGACGCCCGGGCCGTGAGCGCGTTCCTGCGCGCACATCCCCACGCGGACCGGCTGCCGGGGCTGCTGGCCGCCGTGTTCGGTGCGCTCACCGAGCACGGTTCGGTGGTGGTGGTCGACCGGTCGACCGACCAGATCGCGCACTGGTTCGCCGCGGTCTCCTATCTGCTGCCGCCTCCGCTCGCCCGAGGCCTCTCCTTCGCCACCTACGTCTTCCGTCCGGCCCGCAGCCGCCTGCACCTGATCGGGACGGTGCCCGAGGCGCAGCTCGCCTTCGGACCGGACGACGAAGCGGCGTACACCGTGTTCGACTTCGCGCGGGGCGTCTTCCCCGAGGTCCCGATCGGCGCCCTGGTCCGTCTTCTCACCAGGATCGGTGTCGGCTCCGTACGGCCCGTCTGGTCCTGGACGGCGGACTACGCCCGGGGCGGGGAGGAGTCGGCGGACGACTGGCACGCCCCGGTTGCCGCGGCGGCGGCCTCGGGAAGCATCACGCTCGCCCCGGCCGACGCCCACGCGGTGATCGACTGGCTGGCCGGGGCCGAGCATCTGGGGCCACGGAGGGCGGCCGTCGCCGCGGACATTCATCGCGAGCACCGGGACCTGGACGACGGCCGACTGGCCGCGCTGAGCGCCGCCGCGCAGGCCGGTGGCGACATCGCGGTGCACCAGGAGATCGAAGGGAAGCTCCACGCGTCGCGCATGCGGGCGTATGCGACCGGAGCCAAGGGTGCCGTCGCGCCTGTGCCGATCGTGGACCCGGTGTCACGCGAGCGGGCCACCGTCCTCTGGGAGCGGATGCTGGGGGCCGAGGCGCGAACCCCGCGCGAACGGACGCGGCTGCTGCTCTGGGCCTTCGGCGCAGGCCTCCCGGTGTCGCCGGAGGTCATGGCGGGCGAGACGCTCACCCTGGCCCGAGCGCTGCTCGGCTCCCCCGCCGACGCCCCGCGGCTTCGCTCGGAGGTGGCCGAACTCCTCCGTTCCCTCCCGGTGATGAGGGCATCTCTGGCCACGGCGGTGGAGGAGGTGCTGGAGCGGCGCGCGGGCCAGGAGCAGCTGTTCTCGCAGTTCCCCGCCGACCTGCTCATGGAGGACGACCTGGAAGGCCGCCCGCTGCTCCAGGAGTACCGCCTGCGGGCGCGGGCCGAGCGTACGCCTTCGGAAACGGTCCCGATCATGTTCAGGATCCTGCGGATCCGCGGTTGCGCGTCCCCCGACGAGGAACTGCTGCGCGGCCTGTGGCGGCAGCCCTCACGCCGCTGGACCCACACCGAAGCGATCCGTATCGCCGAGGAACTGCCCCCCTCGGGTCCGATGGGCGAAGTCGTCGGTGAGTGGTTCGACCGCGCCCTGCGGCAACCCGTGGAGGACGAGGACGCGCTCGAGTCCTGTCTCCACCTCTGCCGGCGGTTCATCCACCCGGGCCGCTTCGCCTGGCTGCCGCAGGGCGCCGGGGAGTACGTACGGACCACGCTGGAGCTGGACGACGTACTCCAGGACGCCCGCGAGGCGGCGGAACTCGCCGGCGCCTTCGCGATCCATGAGACCGGTCCGTGGGCGGCCCCGCGGGCACTCAAGCGCTTCCGTCTGGTCCCCGCCATGCTGCGCCTGCCCGCCGACATCGGCCGACTCCGCGACAGACTGCCGGAGTTGAACGACCGCGAACGGGAGCGATATCTGTCGATCCTGCACCGGAGGGTGACGCGTGCCGAGCGGATTGACGAGGTCACGCTCAGCCATGTCGCCGCCGTCGTCACCCTGCGCAGGGGATCAGGGCTCTCCCAGTCCCAGGAGGAGAGCGTCGCCGCGATCCGCGCCCGTCCCGTGGGGCACTGGCCCGTCGCGGACCTGGAACGCCTGCAGCGGGCGGTCAGGCCCTAG
- a CDS encoding TRAFAC clade GTPase domain-containing protein, translating into MAKRLTCPYCYEHFAPREIRFRCNCRLSRTGKQCERRRDQALDQRKGPRRSHDLGPDFAADGRRPTSVCPDCDGETTYRICPVCHSDLPVQFGMVDNRLIALVGPKASGKTVYMTVLLHEMRNRVGEAFGAALMGSDDETMRRFGSDYEDRLYGDNQMFPGTQTASTTLNRVDPLVFRFGLRRRTLLGERPQHTVLSFFDTAGEDFSSRENVELNTRYLAGADGIVLLLDPLQMPGARDNALPGTPLPGTEGLDAPINVLSRVTNLLLAPRSGRSAQKIDTPVSVVFSKMDAFWHLLDPGSPLRDYAPPRGHFDVSDSLSVHEEVRRLLKDWDGVAIDHLLDNHFSRYRYFGVSALGRNPTPDARVAPTGIQPYRVADPLLWLLSEFGSVPKAGRG; encoded by the coding sequence ATGGCCAAACGCCTCACCTGCCCCTACTGCTACGAGCATTTCGCCCCGCGAGAGATTCGCTTCCGTTGCAACTGCCGTCTGAGCCGGACGGGCAAACAGTGCGAACGCCGCCGCGACCAGGCCCTCGACCAGCGCAAGGGCCCGCGCCGCAGCCACGACCTCGGCCCGGACTTCGCCGCCGACGGGCGCAGGCCCACGTCGGTCTGCCCGGACTGCGACGGCGAGACCACCTACCGGATCTGCCCGGTGTGCCACTCCGATCTGCCCGTCCAGTTCGGCATGGTGGACAACCGGCTGATCGCCTTGGTCGGCCCCAAGGCGTCCGGCAAGACCGTCTACATGACGGTGCTGCTCCATGAGATGCGCAATCGGGTTGGCGAGGCGTTCGGAGCCGCTCTCATGGGCTCGGACGACGAGACGATGCGGCGCTTCGGCAGTGACTACGAAGACCGTCTCTACGGCGACAACCAGATGTTCCCCGGCACCCAGACCGCCTCCACCACGCTCAACCGGGTGGATCCACTCGTCTTCCGCTTCGGCCTGCGCCGGCGCACCCTGCTCGGCGAGCGCCCGCAGCACACCGTCCTCTCGTTCTTCGACACGGCCGGTGAGGACTTCAGCTCCCGGGAGAACGTAGAGCTGAACACGCGCTACCTGGCCGGCGCCGACGGCATCGTGCTGCTGCTCGACCCGCTCCAGATGCCGGGCGCCCGCGACAACGCGTTGCCCGGTACCCCGCTGCCGGGTACCGAGGGCCTCGACGCCCCGATCAACGTGCTCTCCCGGGTCACCAACCTTCTGCTGGCCCCCCGCTCCGGACGGTCGGCACAGAAGATCGACACCCCGGTCTCCGTCGTCTTCTCCAAGATGGACGCCTTCTGGCACCTGCTCGACCCCGGCAGTCCGCTGCGCGACTACGCGCCGCCACGCGGCCACTTCGACGTGAGCGACAGCCTCAGCGTCCACGAGGAGGTGCGCCGGCTCCTGAAGGACTGGGACGGCGTGGCCATCGACCACCTCCTCGACAACCACTTCAGCCGCTACCGGTACTTCGGTGTCTCCGCTCTCGGCCGCAACCCCACCCCCGACGCCCGCGTCGCCCCCACCGGCATCCAGCCGTACCGGGTGGCCGACCCGCTGCTGTGGCTGCTGAGCGAGTTCGGTTCGGTGCCGAAGGCGGGCCGGGGATGA
- a CDS encoding Hsp70 family protein, translating to MSVIAIDLGHRFGRVARVGPDGGPAVTTTELAVDGVLDPVTALPRLIGPDPAAEGVPAAEPDRRAVLGLTVPDGREDELRYVVERAGLDVARVVPEPVAVALHYRAIAEGVDHTVLVCDQGATTLGLSVLAIAPDLTVHLVRTLSLRLGGDDWDAALATELAGRLPDGVDPMSAAETLRRALGGSDRVTEFFEDATGVRHEVALERGDFERAVAPLREQLLAAVAEQLTTAEPAVDTVLLAGGMCVAPDRRAEIEALPAAQGLTVRCFQPELAVVLGLFTLLDFGALRVVAGSAARPGRAEPGFAGLGTGYPRVAVDTLLDPEPAGAAAADPEPRAGSPRADDPEPAARQDTSSTGTYAGRARQTTAAGSQGDAFEDPESEADAKPSADPPTAAPAEPPHPEATYSAPLSAEPPRTPPSYTDAPSTPPPEFSATPPTGSPLDPQAAFAVPVDQLQALRRGDHLLVLWAWPAGALSARVRWRREGNAAGTGPERGDDVCRRRVYEHDGGFDLAVGRGAVTVTVEALVADLGDGCEGASSLLVPAAPTVVAYEPSVRRRFTGRAASVTFTSETGCDLPDVRIVHSLGRFRPTSIAEGTVLHEVPAQRLAAGTPLTVEFPLPATRGPSWLACFPADADAGTDSGIDLRPTALHRLRVT from the coding sequence ATGAGCGTGATCGCCATCGATCTGGGGCACCGTTTCGGGCGCGTCGCTCGGGTCGGCCCCGACGGCGGGCCGGCCGTGACCACGACCGAACTCGCCGTGGACGGCGTCCTCGACCCGGTCACGGCGCTGCCCCGGCTGATCGGGCCCGACCCGGCTGCGGAGGGCGTCCCGGCGGCGGAGCCGGACCGGAGGGCCGTGCTCGGGCTGACCGTGCCGGACGGCCGGGAGGACGAGCTGCGATATGTGGTGGAGCGCGCGGGGCTCGACGTCGCCCGCGTCGTACCGGAGCCGGTGGCCGTGGCCCTGCACTACCGGGCGATCGCGGAGGGCGTGGACCACACGGTCCTGGTCTGCGACCAGGGGGCGACGACGTTGGGCCTGAGCGTTCTGGCGATCGCCCCCGACCTCACCGTGCACCTGGTCCGCACCCTCAGTCTCCGGCTCGGCGGGGACGACTGGGACGCGGCGCTCGCTACCGAACTCGCCGGACGCCTCCCCGACGGGGTCGATCCGATGAGTGCGGCGGAGACCCTCCGCAGGGCGCTGGGCGGCTCGGACCGGGTCACCGAGTTCTTCGAGGACGCCACCGGCGTCCGTCACGAAGTGGCCCTGGAAAGGGGCGACTTCGAGCGGGCAGTGGCTCCCCTCCGAGAGCAGCTGCTCGCCGCAGTGGCCGAGCAGCTCACCACCGCAGAACCTGCCGTGGACACGGTGCTGCTGGCGGGAGGCATGTGCGTCGCCCCGGACCGGCGGGCCGAGATCGAGGCACTGCCCGCCGCGCAGGGGCTGACGGTCCGCTGCTTCCAGCCTGAACTGGCCGTCGTCCTCGGCCTGTTCACGCTTCTGGACTTCGGCGCCCTGCGTGTCGTCGCGGGGTCGGCCGCGCGGCCGGGGCGGGCGGAACCCGGATTCGCGGGCTTGGGCACCGGCTACCCCCGCGTTGCCGTGGACACCCTGCTGGACCCCGAACCCGCCGGCGCTGCGGCGGCCGACCCGGAGCCCCGCGCCGGGAGCCCCCGGGCGGACGACCCCGAGCCCGCCGCACGGCAGGACACCTCGTCGACCGGTACGTACGCCGGACGGGCCCGGCAGACCACGGCGGCGGGGAGCCAGGGCGATGCGTTCGAGGACCCGGAGAGCGAGGCGGACGCGAAACCGTCCGCCGACCCGCCGACCGCGGCTCCCGCCGAACCGCCGCACCCCGAGGCCACGTACTCCGCCCCCTTGTCCGCCGAGCCTCCCCGCACGCCGCCCTCGTACACCGACGCCCCCTCCACCCCGCCTCCGGAGTTCTCCGCAACACCTCCCACCGGCTCCCCCCTCGACCCGCAGGCCGCCTTCGCCGTCCCCGTCGACCAGCTTCAGGCTCTCCGGCGCGGCGACCATCTGCTCGTCCTGTGGGCGTGGCCCGCCGGCGCCCTGAGCGCGCGGGTCCGCTGGCGCCGGGAGGGGAACGCGGCCGGGACAGGTCCCGAACGCGGCGACGACGTGTGCCGGCGCCGGGTGTACGAGCACGACGGCGGCTTCGACCTGGCGGTCGGCCGGGGCGCCGTCACCGTCACGGTGGAGGCCCTGGTCGCGGACCTCGGCGACGGCTGCGAGGGAGCCTCGTCGCTGCTCGTCCCGGCCGCACCGACGGTCGTCGCGTACGAGCCCAGTGTGCGCCGCCGGTTCACGGGTCGGGCTGCGTCGGTCACCTTCACCTCGGAGACCGGCTGCGACCTGCCCGACGTCCGTATCGTCCACAGCCTCGGCCGGTTCCGTCCCACCAGCATCGCCGAGGGCACCGTCCTCCACGAGGTGCCCGCGCAGCGCCTGGCTGCCGGCACCCCGCTGACCGTGGAGTTCCCGCTGCCCGCCACCCGCGGCCCGTCCTGGCTGGCCTGCTTCCCGGCGGACGCGGACGCGGGCACCGACTCCGGCATCGACCTCCGCCCGACGGCACTGCACAGACTGCGAGTCACCTGA
- a CDS encoding AAA family ATPase — protein MSTVGWVKRENGVGGAAGSPNASRGNGSTRDGEPVTADGMMPLWAVSLGWELRRGRQVVLNGQIRDRWWFADRPASFRHVVAGLLEDRGAEVVGWWDPVDGLTFPLPGHAERFDQLREGRPAEGAGSRGRAGEAAPEGSGIRPPRGHRDGEGPSEDGPRRGGARDDAAPDDGSDTAARGRRGGERDRGRERLLAPRRSGPPRAFEDVVATVQRLAASPDAATAFVFEDVDHQLPPGQPESHLGYLRLRAAMTGAVTPRSATGPAPHARNAVLCAVGDVGRLPGWFHLEDPRIAALHIGPPDPSERRLWLTWLLQDFKGAQDSSRADLEALVGATDGMAAWDIESLARTSWLRNAPVRKPDKLLELHRLNVSVDPWTQLDRETVAGAAEVLGTRVVGQPTAVRAVASALQSAFVGVDFGSSGVARPRGSFFFVGPTGVGKTELAKAVAELMFGDQSAYARFDMSEYQQEHAAERLAGAPPGYIGHEQGGELTRRVQERPFSVLLFDEIEKAHPKVLDKFLQILEDGRLTDGRGQTAYFSQCLIIFTSNTGAEQVRSLLEEREELSYPQLEAHFTRAVEEKFRQIGRPEIYGRLKPGVVVFDMLRHEHVVRIADRLLRQLAESVRERHRVELVPDQDSLHPWITERMADPEHQAYGGRQIRNELELVRSAVVGHLLAHRPEPGTRIRVGVGADGAVRVSPDDVAPLMSGGNG, from the coding sequence GTGAGCACGGTCGGCTGGGTCAAGCGCGAGAACGGCGTCGGCGGCGCGGCAGGCTCCCCGAACGCGTCCCGTGGAAACGGATCCACCCGGGACGGGGAGCCGGTCACCGCGGACGGCATGATGCCCTTGTGGGCGGTGTCCCTGGGCTGGGAGTTGCGGCGCGGGCGCCAAGTGGTCCTGAACGGGCAGATCAGAGACCGCTGGTGGTTCGCGGACCGCCCGGCTTCCTTCCGCCACGTGGTCGCCGGACTGCTTGAGGACCGTGGCGCGGAGGTGGTCGGCTGGTGGGACCCGGTGGACGGGCTCACCTTTCCGCTGCCGGGTCACGCGGAGCGCTTCGACCAGCTGCGCGAGGGGCGTCCCGCGGAGGGGGCGGGGAGTCGGGGCAGGGCCGGAGAAGCGGCGCCGGAAGGTTCCGGGATCCGGCCGCCACGGGGCCACCGGGACGGAGAAGGGCCCAGCGAGGACGGACCGCGGAGGGGCGGGGCACGCGACGACGCGGCACCCGACGACGGCTCGGACACGGCGGCTCGTGGCCGACGCGGTGGTGAGCGGGACCGCGGCCGGGAGCGCCTGTTGGCGCCTCGCCGGTCGGGGCCGCCGCGTGCCTTCGAGGACGTCGTCGCCACCGTGCAACGCCTGGCGGCCTCGCCCGACGCGGCCACCGCCTTCGTCTTCGAGGACGTCGACCACCAGCTCCCGCCCGGGCAGCCCGAATCGCACCTGGGCTATCTGCGGCTGCGGGCCGCGATGACGGGCGCCGTGACTCCGCGCTCCGCCACGGGCCCGGCTCCGCACGCGCGCAACGCGGTGCTGTGCGCGGTCGGTGACGTCGGGCGGCTGCCCGGCTGGTTCCACCTGGAGGACCCGAGGATCGCCGCGCTGCACATCGGCCCGCCCGACCCGAGCGAGCGGCGGCTGTGGCTCACCTGGCTGCTGCAGGATTTCAAGGGGGCGCAGGACTCCTCCCGTGCCGACCTGGAAGCCCTCGTGGGAGCCACCGACGGCATGGCGGCCTGGGACATCGAGTCCCTTGCCAGGACCTCGTGGCTGCGCAACGCGCCCGTGCGGAAGCCGGACAAGCTGCTGGAGCTGCACCGGCTCAACGTGAGCGTCGACCCGTGGACCCAGCTCGACCGGGAGACCGTCGCCGGCGCCGCCGAAGTCCTCGGTACCCGGGTGGTCGGCCAGCCCACGGCCGTGCGCGCCGTCGCGTCGGCGCTCCAGTCCGCATTCGTAGGAGTCGATTTCGGCAGCTCGGGCGTCGCTCGACCTCGGGGCTCCTTCTTCTTCGTGGGGCCGACCGGCGTCGGCAAGACCGAACTGGCCAAGGCCGTAGCCGAGTTGATGTTCGGCGACCAGAGCGCGTACGCCCGCTTCGACATGAGCGAGTACCAGCAGGAGCACGCCGCCGAGCGGCTGGCCGGGGCGCCGCCCGGCTACATCGGACACGAGCAGGGCGGTGAACTGACACGCCGGGTCCAGGAACGGCCGTTCAGCGTGCTGCTCTTCGACGAGATCGAGAAGGCCCATCCCAAGGTTCTGGACAAGTTCCTGCAGATCCTGGAGGACGGCAGACTCACCGACGGGCGTGGTCAGACCGCCTACTTCTCCCAGTGCCTGATCATCTTCACCTCCAACACGGGGGCGGAGCAGGTACGGAGCCTGCTGGAGGAGCGTGAGGAGCTCTCGTACCCCCAGCTGGAGGCACACTTCACCCGGGCGGTTGAGGAGAAGTTCCGGCAGATCGGCAGACCGGAGATCTACGGCCGGCTCAAGCCCGGAGTGGTCGTCTTCGACATGCTGCGCCATGAGCACGTAGTCCGGATCGCCGACCGGCTGCTGCGACAGCTCGCCGAGTCCGTCCGCGAACGTCACCGCGTGGAGCTGGTTCCTGACCAGGACAGCCTGCATCCGTGGATCACGGAGCGGATGGCGGACCCCGAGCATCAGGCGTACGGAGGGCGGCAGATCCGCAATGAGCTGGAGCTGGTGCGGTCGGCCGTCGTCGGGCACCTGCTGGCGCACCGACCGGAGCCCGGCACCCGGATCCGGGTCGGCGTCGGGGCCGACGGCGCCGTGCGGGTCTCCCCCGACGACGTGGCGCCGCTCATGAGCGGAGGGAACGGATGA
- a CDS encoding 4Fe-4S single cluster domain-containing protein: MAEVTLSVARTLDRCTVLGPGVRAVIWVQGCPLRCRGCVAAETLPFDGGTTHDVTELADWLCELSEIEGVTLSGGEPFGQAEALAELLDHVRSRRPGFTAMAYSGFRYEALLRGGPERLGLLRRLDLLVDGPYVASAQHGLRWRGSSNQRLVALTERYAQVGTEPDTSAGVELTVEADGSLSWAGVPPTPGFREGLEERLAARGFVLRAEAGREA, from the coding sequence ATGGCAGAGGTGACGCTCTCGGTGGCGCGCACGCTCGACCGCTGCACGGTCCTCGGGCCCGGGGTCCGAGCGGTTATCTGGGTGCAGGGCTGCCCGCTGCGCTGCCGGGGCTGCGTGGCGGCGGAGACGCTGCCCTTCGACGGTGGCACCACGCACGATGTGACCGAACTGGCCGACTGGCTCTGCGAGTTGTCCGAAATCGAGGGCGTGACCCTCTCCGGTGGCGAGCCCTTCGGCCAGGCGGAGGCGCTGGCCGAACTGCTCGACCACGTACGGTCGCGGCGGCCGGGGTTCACGGCGATGGCGTACTCAGGATTCCGGTACGAGGCCCTGCTTCGCGGCGGCCCGGAACGGCTCGGGCTGCTGCGGCGCCTCGACCTGCTCGTCGACGGGCCGTACGTGGCCTCCGCGCAGCACGGTCTGCGGTGGCGTGGCTCGTCCAACCAGCGCCTCGTCGCCCTGACCGAGCGCTACGCACAGGTGGGCACCGAGCCCGACACCAGCGCGGGTGTCGAACTGACCGTGGAGGCCGACGGCTCGCTGTCCTGGGCCGGGGTGCCACCGACTCCCGGTTTCCGGGAAGGGCTCGAGGAACGACTCGCGGCTCGGGGGTTCGTCCTGCGCGCCGAGGCTGGGAGGGAAGCATGA